In Amblyraja radiata isolate CabotCenter1 chromosome 10, sAmbRad1.1.pri, whole genome shotgun sequence, one DNA window encodes the following:
- the serpinc1 gene encoding antithrombin-III: MKFFCVLLCAVLVMAALPSTANEDRLSHCNIKLRDIPGQPMCVYRTPDKAAQPTETRQKAGPQNAKKPPGNTNPRVWELSRANSKFAFEFYKRLANSKSNGENIFMSPLSISTAFAMTKLGACGDTLQQLMEVFRFDTITEKTSDQVHYFFAKLNCRLYRKANKSSELVSANRLFGDKSLTYNRTFQNISEAVYNAKLIPVNFREKPKIARNFINAWVANKTEGLIKGVIPPDAITPFTTLVIINSIYFKGLWKSMFEMDMTSQRPFEKAANSQCQVPMMRQQGSFRYAKFPADKMKMIELPYKGDDVSMVLLLPMAGGNLQEIESRLTHEKVVSWLSRLSTVEVELSLPRFQIEDTFSLTNMLKQMGLVDLFNAEKASLPGIVEGMHTDLYVSDAFHKAFLEVNEEGSKAASATAVMLMGRSLRPNLEIFNANRPFILLIREVGINAIIFIGRVSDPCSPPQQRGE, translated from the exons ATGAAGTTCTTCTGTGTGCTGCTCTGTGCTGTGTTGGTCATGGCTGCCCTGCCCTCTACTGCCAATGAAGACAGGTTGTCCCACTGCAACATCAAACTGAGGGACATCCCGGGTCAACCCATGTGTGTGTACCGGACTCCGGACAAGGCCGCCCAGCCGACTGAGACACGGCAGAAGGCCGGCCCGCAAAACGCCAAGAAGCCTCCGGGCAACACAAACCCTCGGGTCTGGGAGCTGTCTCGGGCCAACAGCAAGTTTGCCTTTGAGTTTTATAAACGCCTTGCCAACTCGAAGAGCAATGGCGAAAACATCTTCATGTCGCCACTCAGTATCTCCACCGCCTTCGCCATGACTAAGCTGGGCGCCTGCGGCGATACTCTACAGCAGCTGATGGAG GTCTTTAGATTTGACACCATCACAGAAAAGACCTCGGACCAAGTGCACTACTTCTTTGCCAAACTTAACTGCCGGCTTTACCGCAAAGCCAACAAGTCGTCGGAACTGGTGTCTGCCAACCGCCTCTTCGGGGACAAGTCGCTGACCTACAACAGAACCTTCCAGAACATCAGTGAGGCAGTGTACAACGCAAAGCTGATACCTGTCAACTTCAGG GAGAAGCCCAAGATTGCCAGGAACTTCATTAACGCTTGGGTGGCCAATAAGACTGAAGGTCTTATCAAGGGCGTCATCCCTCCAGATGCAATAACTCCCTTCACCACCTTGGTCATCATCAATTCCATCTATTTTAAG GGCCTGTGGAAATCCATGTTTGAGATGGACATGACTTCGCAGAGGCCCTTTGAGAAGGCAGCTAACAGCCAGTGCCAGGTCCCGATGATGCGGCAACAGGGTTCCTTCCGTTATGCCAAGTTCCCAGCAGACAAAATGAAGATGATTGAGCTCCCGTACAAAGGCGACGATGTGTCCATGGTCCTGTTGCTGCCCATGGCAGGAGGCAACCTGCAGGAGATCGAGAGCCGGTTGACCCACGAGAAGGTGGTGAGTTGGCTCAGCAGGCTGAGCACAGTGGAGGTGGAGCTCTCCCTGCCCCGCTTCCAAATCGAGGACACCTTCAGTCTGACCAACATGCTGAAGCAGATGGGCCTGGTGGACCTGTTCAACGCAGAGAAGGCCAGTCTTCCAG GAATAGTTGAAGGAATGCACACTGATCTTTACGTCTCTGATGCATTTCACAAAGCCTTCTTGGAG GTAAACGAGGAGGGCAGCAAAGCTGCATCAGCTACGGCCGTGATGTTAATGGGGCGTTCGTTGCGGCCAAACCTGGAGATCTTCAATGCCAACCGGCCCTTCATCCTGCTGATTCGGGAAGTCGGCATCAACGCTATCATCTTCATAGGGAGAGTATCTGACCCCTGCAGTCCTCCACAGCAACGAGGGGAGTGA